CCTATTCCGGTACTACCCCAGTATTGCATGAGTCTAGTATTCAACTGCAATTACCacatcaacaacagcatCAAGAGCAGCTATTAGCGCAAAACTTATTCCAACAAAATCCTCAACAACATACAAACCAGGTTTTGGGACAAAAGCCTTTATTGCAAGATGATTTTGTGTTGTCTCAATTAATGATTACGACTTCGTTCGAGAATCCGAAATTGGGTCCAACcaagaatattttgttcGACAATTTGCCGCAATTTATCGATTCAGTAAAATTGTGGTCCctattaaataattcgttGGGCAATAATAGATCATTGGGAAGTATAAAAAGTGTGagaatttcttcaacaagtACGTCTAAATTGGCATTGATAGAATGTACTTCTGTCGATTTGGCAATGACTTTGAAAGCTAGTTTTAACCACTTAGAATTAGTCCCAGGAGTTGTCTTATACGTGGcatttgcaaaatttgttgaaaattcaaatggCAGCGCAACTAGTAATGAGGCATCATATACCAGTGGGAATCCTAGTTCCACTACACCATTACAGTCGTCTTCACTGAAAAATGGCGGGGTTCGTTCAGTTCATGAAACCTCAAAGCCTTCACCTACtgatttattatctatCCAAGAGAATTTAATCGCAGCAATTAATAGATTATCAAGTTCTAGTAAAGTTgttgatttaaataaaatcgTTTCGATAATTAGCAAGTCAATTTCTTATccaaatgaaaattatcaagataACTTTGGTCCGTTGCCTGACCCAATTCCCTTACGTCAATTCGACTCACCTAAGCTAAGAGAATTGCGtaaaattttagaaaataGTGAACAGCTACCATCTCAGGCATCTGGTGCTAACAACGCATCAGATTCCGAAGACAACGAAATATCTAATAAAGTAATGAGTCaattagaattagaagaattatgtCTAGCAATGTTGGATGAATTACCAGAGTTATGCTACGATTATCTTGGTAATACTATAGTACAGAAGATTTTCGCAGTTGTTGAATCTCCCCTtatcaaattaatgatgGTAAAGGAAATTACACCTTTTTTGACGCAATTAAGTATTCATAAGAATGGTACGTGGGcaattcaaaagattattaACTTATGCAACGAAgattatcaacaaaaatatcTTATTGGTGCAAGCTTAAAGCCGTATGCggttaaattattcaacgATCAGTTCGGTAACTACGTTTTGCAGGGTTGTCTTAAGTTTTCTTCTCCattcaatgattttatgTTTGAAACCATGTTAGATAATTTCCTTGAAATTAGTTTTGGTAGATTTGGCGCAAGATGTATCAGAACTATTTTAGAAACAGCAAACGAAAGTGACgtaatttcaaatgaacAAGTAATACTAGTCGCTGGATTGATTGTTGAGTTCGCTAATGAATTGGttgttaataataatggttCTTTGTTAATTACCTGGTTCTTAGACACATTTAATGGATGCGGTGCCAGTAAAGACAATAGATTTGAGTTATTGACTGAAAAGTTTTTGCCcaatttagaaaaattgtGTACTCACAAGTTAGCCAATTTaacaattttaaaaattttaaataatagatCTGATCTTAACCTGAAGCAGATTATTATGGATTCTATATTCGgtaaatttgaagaatctgaagatgattttaataGGCCTCCTTCAAAGCTATTGGAATTCATTCTTAGCGAAAACCAGGAAAATTCAGCAGGTccattatttgtttataaGATTTTATCCAATCCTTTGATGTTAACTGTCAACGATGAGAATGATTCAGACAAAAATTCTAAATACCAGCAATTCATTATACAacaaattagaagaattcTTTTAGAAGTAAACGTTACTAATTTTCAGGCTTATAAGAAGTTGATGGATGAGGTTGGATTGTCTACGACAAGGTTGAACAGATCTACCTCTATAGGAAGCAGAAGGAGTAAAAGAGGAGGTCGTGCTAACTCTAACTCAAATAAAGTTCCACTGGCTCAATCTCAAGTATCTCAGCAACATATAATT
This is a stretch of genomic DNA from Debaryomyces hansenii CBS767 chromosome G complete sequence. It encodes these proteins:
- a CDS encoding DEHA2G24464p (weakly similar to uniprot|P47135 Saccharomyces cerevisiae YJR091C JSN1 Member of the Puf family of RNA-binding proteins); this encodes MNSNFNNGTNPSSPPPSISLTPSNSYKNTGQSRSRSGTLPSSFLSAGGAMGNAGSLLEENDAMTNSTGSLAKSYNSESLCLPTMDSISLAVSSSPNSQAVDIPNGGNSNSRRMRSGSLFSTNSIWNDDTLSLHSPSHTGTNMLDNFDLNSTAPNANDNNGSTNGNNSFISPVLNAQKSTVSHHNDTNPSSTPTSANNNVNMDTTNNQRYRSYTTTAAVPNVSSSSISLSSNSYSMDPMNSNMMSNSPFTPNKTNDINALLDNLMINMNHPNSNNTRHRSQTYSGTTPVLHESSIQSQLPHQQQHQEQLLAQNLFQQNPQQHTNQVLGQKPLLQDDFVLSQLMITTSFENPKLGPTKNILFDNLPQFIDSVKLWSLLNNSLGNNRSLGSIKSVRISSTSTSKLALIECTSVDLAMTLKASFNHLELVPGVVLYVAFAKFVENSNGSATSNEASYTSGNPSSTTPLQSSSSKNGGVRSVHETSKPSPTDLLSIQENLIAAINRLSSSSKVVDLNKIVSIISKSISYPNENYQDNFGPLPDPIPLRQFDSPKLRELRKILENSEQLPSQASGANNASDSEDNEISNKVMSQLELEELCLAMLDELPELCYDYLGNTIVQKIFAVVESPLIKLMMVKEITPFLTQLSIHKNGTWAIQKIINLCNEDYQQKYLIGASLKPYAVKLFNDQFGNYVLQGCLKFSSPFNDFMFETMLDNFLEISFGRFGARCIRTILETANESDVISNEQVILVAGLIVEFANELVVNNNGSLLITWFLDTFNGCGASKDNRFELLTEKFLPNLEKLCTHKLANLTILKILNNRSDLNSKQIIMDSIFGKFEESEDDFNRPPSKLLEFILSENQENSAGPLFVYKILSNPLMLTVNDENDSDKNSKYQQFIIQQIRRILLEVNVTNFQAYKKLMDEVGLSTTRLNRSTSIGSRRSKRGGRANSNSNKVPSAQSQVSQQHIINPMGYLVGQGVPVQNASASHHYALPPQISQHQQQHHQHQPQQQGYPMMMPPQMMMSMTNQPQTNIGQQQHAAQPQQLNQQQQHDMAVMQQLEQLSLSSAALGYNSNPGTPGVSTGQRNSFF